From the Malus domestica chromosome 17, GDT2T_hap1 genome, one window contains:
- the LOC103440730 gene encoding pentatricopeptide repeat-containing protein At1g08070, chloroplastic-like translates to MCAHFVRPLLRKLEPVTSAPFHFCPKNYHYLSFNYFLNSCSSLSNLKCIHALIFQHGSNQSLLLSTKLVTLASSLAPTMDYARKLFDATPERDVFLWNTLIRGYADQGPCHEAIVLYRNMHRSGLSPDNYTFPFVVRSCAVQLALREGKEVHCNVIKYGFHSDVFVQSALVSMYAQSGETLDSEIVFSEMVVKNIVSWTAMIAGYVQNGFYEEGLGVLRDMVASDTQPNVVTLVSVLPACASLEFLDLGKLIHGFGIKVGVDKDVALMNALIACYGKCGNLDTARYLFDGMAVRNLVSWNAMIAAYEQNNSGTEAIELFRRMQTENVEYDYITLVSVISACTSLGALNTGRWLHELIRMKGFGTNASITNALIDMYAKCGNINLAKDVFQGLPHKSVVSWTSIIGACASHGHGDDALRLFSMMIEQCVKPNSFTFTAVLTACRHVGLVEEGRKHFESMIKDYSICPGLEHYACMVDLLGRAGCLLEAYKFIERMPVDPDVGVWGALLSACRIHGNVELAELVTAHLSHLDTQTVTSYVLMSNIYAEARRWEDEARLRNLMREKELMKLPGQSSVEVNQRFYTFLSGSRSRASCLN, encoded by the coding sequence ATGTGTGCTCATTTTGTCCGACCACTCCTCAGAAAACTTGAGCCTGTTACCTCTGCCCCATTTCACTTCTGTCCCAAGAATTATCATTACCTCTCCTTTAACTACTTTTTAAACTCCTGCTCTTCTCTTTCAAACCTCAAATGTATCCACGCTCTAATCTTCCAACATGGATCCAACCAAAGCCTCCTCCTCTCAACAAAGCTGGTTACTTTGGCATCTTCATTGGCCCCTACTATGGACTATGCACGAAAACTCTTTGATGCCACACCTGAAAGGGATGTATTTCTTTGGAACACCTTGATTAGGGGTTATGCTGATCAGGGTCCTTGCCATGAAGCCATAGTTTTGTACAGAAACATGCATCGCAGTGGGTTGTCACCTGATAACTACACTTTCCCTTTTGTGGTTCGGTCCTGTGCGGTGCAGTTGGCTTTGAGGGAAGGGAAAGAAGTGCATTGTAATGTAATTAAATATGGGTTTCATTCGGATGTGTTTGTTCAGAGCGCTTTGGTCAGTATGTATGCACAGAGTGGAGAAACTTTGGACTCAGAGATTGTTTTCAGCGAAATGGTTGTGAAGAACATAGTTTCTTGGACTGCAATGATAGCAGGGTATGTGCAAAATGGGTTTTATGAAGAAGGGTTGGGTGTTTTGCGAGACATGGTGGCTTCAGATACCCAACCAAATGTTGTAACGCTGGTCAGCGTCCTCCCTGCTTGTGCTAGTTTGGAATTTTTGGATTTAGGAAAATTGATTCATGGTTTTGGAATAAAAGTTGGTGTTGACAAAGATGTAGCACTCATGAATGCTTTGATTGCATGTTATGGCAAGTGTGGGAATCTTGACACTGCAAGATATTTATTTGATGGGATGGCAGTAAGAAATTTGGTCTCATGGAATGCAATGATCGCTGCGTATGAACAGAATAATTCAGGGACAGAGGCAATAGAACTCTTTCGCAGGATGCAAACTGAAAATGTCGAGTATGACTATATCACACTAGTCAGTGTTATTTCCGCCTGCACTAGCTTGGGTGCACTTAACACTGGGAGATGGTTGCATGAGCTCATTCGAATGAAAGGCTTTGGAACCAATGCTTCAATCACAAATGCACTCATTGACATGTATGCAAAGTGTGGCAACATAAACCTGGCCAAGGATGTATTTCAGGGGTTGCCTCATAAAAGCGTTGTGTCCTGGACATCTATAATAGGGGCTTGTGCTTCTCATGGTCACGGTGATGATGCTCTCAGGCTTTTCTCTATGATGATAGAACAGTGTGTCAAACCAAATAGTTTCACTTTCACTGCTGTTTTGACTGCGTGTAGGCATGTGGGTCTAGTAGAAGAAGGGAGAAAGCACTTTGAGAGCATGATCAAAGACTACTCAATTTGCCCTGGTTTAGAGCACTATGCTTGTATGGTTGATCTTCTGGGTCGAGCCGGCTGTTTGCTAGAGGCTTATAAGTTTATTGAGAGGATGCCTGTTGATCCAGATGTGGGTGTTTGGGGAGCTTTACTTAGTGCTTGCAGGATACATGGCAATGTTGAGCTCGCCGAGCTTGTGACAGCACATCTGTCCCATTTAGATACTCAAACAGTTACATCCTACGTTCTTATGTCAAACATATATGCCGAAGCCCGTAGATGGGAAGATGAAGCTAGGTTGAGAAACTTGATGCGAGAAAAGGAGTTGATGAAGTTACCTGGGCAAAGTTCTGTTGAGGTGAATCAACGATTTTATACATTTCTATCAGGTTCAAGATCCCGAGCATCTTGTCTGAATTAA